One Hymenobacter aerilatus genomic region harbors:
- a CDS encoding ATP-binding protein: protein MLESVVRKLIASKREGEHWDFKVKHHDNNADLLHDLLCLANSLYQGRRYLIFGVEDPAKGANVVGLSSVEPGRKSQANYIDFIRNQHFAGSIRPEVELETLVLDGKEIDVLVIFDNPYKPYWLTQDYQDRGRKVMAHHVYTRVGDTNTPLNSSADLLRIEKMWRQRLGLDMLPVERMKHLLGQPEEWFKDLGNKRYAYHQNFPDYRIKFSAPEPFWEPYSYFFTNKNSFLGTATFKLNSTTLFELDYVYLDEMRLMLPAPDVDYVELPDRDLRYYFYDMSTAEGRFLIFLTEGRGRMESRGSTSPFLIFKHENERQAFNEFLVANAARFEEAQASYAARHAAELMRKEGNAAAISPLDIDKVVVLYEAWRQGPVRDL from the coding sequence ATGCTGGAATCCGTTGTTAGAAAGCTGATTGCCTCAAAGCGCGAAGGGGAACACTGGGATTTCAAGGTCAAGCACCACGACAACAACGCCGACCTGTTGCATGACCTGCTCTGCCTAGCTAACTCCCTGTATCAGGGTAGGCGGTACCTGATTTTTGGCGTCGAGGACCCAGCTAAGGGCGCAAACGTCGTAGGTCTTTCTTCAGTGGAACCTGGTCGAAAGAGCCAGGCTAATTATATCGACTTTATCCGAAACCAGCATTTTGCCGGCAGTATCCGACCAGAAGTTGAGTTGGAAACGCTGGTGCTGGACGGCAAGGAAATAGACGTGCTGGTGATTTTCGACAATCCCTACAAGCCCTACTGGCTGACGCAGGATTATCAGGATAGGGGCCGGAAGGTAATGGCTCACCACGTCTACACGCGGGTAGGAGATACCAATACGCCGCTGAACTCATCAGCCGACTTATTGCGCATCGAAAAAATGTGGCGGCAGCGGCTCGGGCTGGATATGTTGCCGGTTGAGCGCATGAAGCACCTGCTGGGCCAGCCCGAAGAGTGGTTCAAAGACCTGGGCAACAAACGATACGCCTACCACCAGAACTTTCCCGATTATCGGATTAAGTTTTCCGCACCAGAGCCTTTCTGGGAGCCCTACAGCTACTTTTTTACCAATAAGAATTCCTTTCTGGGCACCGCTACTTTCAAGCTTAACTCAACTACACTGTTTGAGTTGGACTATGTTTACCTCGATGAAATGCGGCTCATGCTGCCAGCGCCGGACGTCGATTACGTAGAGTTGCCAGACCGGGACCTGCGTTACTACTTCTATGACATGAGCACGGCCGAGGGCCGGTTCTTGATTTTCCTGACCGAAGGACGCGGCAGAATGGAGTCGAGAGGGAGCACCTCGCCATTTTTGATTTTCAAGCATGAGAATGAACGACAGGCATTCAATGAATTCCTGGTAGCCAATGCAGCACGCTTTGAGGAGGCCCAAGCTAGCTACGCGGCCCGGCATGCAGCGGAGCTTATGCGGAAAGAGGGCAACGCCGCTGCCATAAGTCCTCTGGATATTGACAAAGTAGTTGTCCTCTACGAGGCCTGGCGACAAGGCCCTGTGCGGGATTTGTAA
- a CDS encoding LexA family protein encodes MREIELIRVPAPTSVPFLLPYFSCLVPAGFPSPANDHAEVEGLFDLNRLLLRHPDATYLVRVSGESMAGAEIHAGDLLAVDKHLEADHNHVVVAVVEGEVTVKRLVRKGQTWWLMPENPAYSPYEITDPDGLRIWGVVTHVVHELIPGKLHALLHTRE; translated from the coding sequence ATGCGCGAAATAGAATTAATACGAGTCCCAGCGCCTACTTCAGTTCCATTCCTGCTACCTTATTTCAGTTGCCTGGTGCCGGCTGGTTTTCCTTCCCCAGCGAACGACCACGCTGAAGTCGAGGGCTTATTCGACTTGAATCGGCTACTGTTGCGGCACCCGGATGCCACGTACCTAGTGCGGGTATCGGGCGAGAGCATGGCGGGCGCGGAAATTCACGCCGGCGACTTGCTAGCCGTGGACAAGCACCTGGAAGCGGACCATAACCACGTGGTGGTCGCGGTGGTCGAGGGCGAAGTAACCGTCAAGCGGCTGGTGCGCAAGGGCCAAACCTGGTGGCTGATGCCCGAAAACCCTGCTTATAGCCCCTACGAGATTACCGACCCGGATGGGCTGCGAATCTGGGGAGTTGTGACCCACGTCGTGCACGAGTTGATACCCGGCAAGCTGCACGCCTTACTTCATACCCGCGAATAA
- a CDS encoding Y-family DNA polymerase, which yields MYGLLDCNNFYVSCERVFQPRYEGRPVVVLSNNDGNIISRSAEAKALGLRMGDPYFQVKELLHQHDVAVFSSNYALYGDMSRRVMWYLGQTAPAVEVYSIDEAFLDLAGLEKYHGSLDTFARKIRAGVKSRTGIPTCVGVAPTKTLAKLANRIAKKNPDLGGVLYLDNAERRAWALTQVEVGDVWGIGRQYAAKLAAAGVGTAADLARVPDAWARKHLGGVVGARLVQELQGRPCAGLHPSEDGTLSRQSLSCSRTFGRPLSAFSDVLGAVSAFLSRAAEKLRAQGDTAHVLTVYISKNRFATNVQPPFSRSATLTLPIGPTADTTVLLSYARALLNRLWEPGTVYHKAGVVLDGLEPPGVGQQLTLFAPTPPEPENKREEKTAATGRPALMASLDALNSRFGKGTVRLAAAVPAPGRGGVVGKAHAAPWEGKAQWRSPAFTTRLEDLLIVQ from the coding sequence ATGTACGGTCTACTGGATTGCAACAATTTCTACGTCAGCTGCGAACGAGTCTTCCAGCCGCGCTACGAAGGCCGGCCCGTAGTGGTGCTTTCGAACAACGACGGCAATATCATCAGCCGCTCGGCCGAAGCCAAGGCGCTGGGTTTGAGAATGGGCGACCCGTATTTTCAGGTAAAGGAACTGCTGCACCAGCATGATGTGGCCGTCTTTTCGAGCAATTATGCCCTCTACGGGGACATGAGTCGACGGGTGATGTGGTATCTGGGCCAGACGGCACCGGCCGTGGAAGTGTATTCTATCGACGAGGCGTTCCTGGACTTGGCGGGGCTGGAAAAATACCACGGCAGTCTGGATACCTTCGCCCGGAAGATTCGGGCGGGCGTCAAGTCCCGAACGGGCATTCCTACCTGCGTGGGCGTGGCCCCTACCAAAACCTTAGCCAAGCTCGCCAACCGCATTGCCAAGAAGAACCCGGACCTCGGCGGGGTGCTCTACCTCGACAACGCCGAGCGCAGAGCTTGGGCCCTGACGCAAGTGGAGGTGGGCGACGTGTGGGGCATCGGCCGGCAGTACGCCGCCAAGCTCGCCGCGGCCGGCGTTGGCACGGCCGCCGACCTGGCCCGCGTACCGGATGCCTGGGCGCGCAAGCACCTGGGCGGGGTGGTGGGGGCGCGCCTGGTGCAGGAGCTGCAAGGCCGTCCCTGCGCGGGGCTGCACCCTTCGGAAGATGGCACCCTCAGCCGGCAAAGCCTCAGTTGCTCGCGTACCTTCGGCCGGCCGCTCAGCGCTTTCTCGGATGTATTAGGGGCGGTATCAGCCTTTCTCTCCCGGGCGGCCGAAAAGCTGCGGGCACAAGGTGACACGGCCCATGTGCTGACCGTTTACATCAGCAAAAACCGCTTTGCTACCAACGTGCAGCCGCCCTTTTCGCGGTCAGCCACGCTAACATTGCCCATCGGGCCAACTGCCGATACTACGGTGCTGCTGAGCTATGCCCGCGCGTTGCTTAATCGACTTTGGGAGCCAGGCACAGTTTACCATAAGGCCGGCGTGGTGCTTGATGGCCTAGAGCCACCCGGAGTAGGCCAACAGCTTACTTTATTCGCTCCCACGCCTCCTGAACCCGAAAACAAAAGGGAGGAAAAAACTGCAGCAACCGGCCGACCGGCTTTGATGGCCAGTCTGGATGCGCTGAATTCCCGCTTTGGGAAGGGAACTGTACGCCTAGCTGCCGCAGTCCCAGCCCCAGGGCGTGGTGGGGTAGTCGGGAAAGCCCACGCCGCTCCCTGGGAGGGTAAAGCGCAGTGGCGCTCCCCGGCTTTTACTACGCGGTTGGAGGATTTATTAATCGTTCAGTAG
- a CDS encoding AAA family ATPase, with protein MKLIRYRVTNFRSVMDSGWIDCDDVTTLIGVNEAGKSNLLLALWKLKPAQGGAINPLQDMPRRHYAEWRDAEEKPVFIETQFELAPEVVAQVVKLSNAIPANVRFVEVSRDFSGTRFVRFPDATTASGIPAELASGILAASLEQLAAATEVGKGEAGIKDKSAATLAEAKALLEAGLSATGRIYEKTLNEVIQLFSGVTSSALKGSTIAPLMLQAKQKLEGLKTALNKPAPHNLEEVRKLIVAKLPSFVYYSNYGNLDSEIYLPHVIKNLSRTDLSGTTEAKTRTLRVLFDFVGLDPKEILTLGNEAKPEQYSEITEKQIQEVAEQKKERDVLLQSASSLLTRKFREWWKQGDYTFRFAADGSHFRIWVSDNMRPDEIELENRSTGLQWFLSFYLVFLVESRDAHEGAILLLDEAGLSLHPIAQKDLSKFFEHLATTNQIINTTHSPFLIDTNHIDRAKVVFVDDNGFTVTSSDLKAPQAEQVRQGRSVYAVHAALNLSISEVFLQGCLSVIVEGTSDQYYLSAVKLFLIGEKLIAPHQEIVFVPSGGVRGMQSLASILSTKENQLPFILLDSDKSGLDMRTKLLSDLYKGSDDRVLQVQEFNGMAQAEIEDLFPIELLAFGINKLFRAVDDEAFEDVYDPKLPIINQIQQFAAKHQVILPGGWKVELAKLTKARLLQRGRRDLTDEVVAAWTALFQKFQ; from the coding sequence ATGAAACTCATTCGATACCGGGTTACCAACTTCCGTTCTGTTATGGATAGCGGATGGATTGATTGCGATGATGTTACTACGCTAATCGGAGTTAACGAGGCAGGAAAATCCAACCTGCTGCTGGCTTTGTGGAAGCTCAAGCCAGCACAGGGCGGGGCTATAAATCCTCTGCAGGACATGCCAAGGCGGCATTATGCCGAGTGGCGAGATGCGGAAGAGAAGCCGGTCTTTATCGAAACCCAATTTGAGCTGGCACCCGAAGTGGTGGCGCAGGTAGTGAAGCTTTCCAACGCTATTCCTGCAAATGTCAGATTCGTAGAAGTCTCGCGTGACTTCAGCGGCACGCGGTTTGTGCGCTTTCCAGACGCAACTACAGCCAGTGGCATCCCCGCTGAGCTAGCCAGTGGTATTCTGGCAGCATCCCTTGAGCAGTTGGCTGCTGCTACTGAAGTGGGCAAAGGCGAAGCAGGCATTAAAGACAAATCGGCAGCAACGCTGGCGGAAGCCAAAGCGCTACTAGAAGCAGGGCTAAGCGCAACTGGCCGCATCTATGAAAAAACGCTGAATGAAGTAATTCAGCTCTTTTCTGGGGTGACTAGCAGCGCGCTAAAAGGCTCCACTATTGCGCCGCTGATGCTGCAGGCGAAACAGAAACTGGAAGGGTTAAAAACCGCGCTGAATAAGCCGGCCCCGCACAACCTGGAAGAAGTTCGCAAGCTCATTGTTGCGAAGCTGCCTTCGTTCGTGTACTACTCCAACTACGGCAACCTCGATTCGGAAATTTACCTACCGCACGTAATCAAAAACCTCAGTCGCACTGACTTGAGTGGCACTACCGAGGCTAAAACCCGAACCCTACGGGTGCTATTTGACTTTGTGGGGCTCGACCCGAAGGAGATATTGACCTTGGGCAATGAGGCAAAACCCGAACAATACTCGGAGATAACAGAAAAACAGATACAGGAAGTAGCCGAGCAGAAGAAGGAGCGCGACGTGCTGCTGCAATCAGCTTCGTCGCTGCTGACGCGCAAATTCCGGGAGTGGTGGAAGCAAGGCGACTATACTTTCCGTTTTGCCGCCGATGGCAGCCACTTCCGCATCTGGGTATCAGACAATATGCGCCCAGATGAAATTGAACTGGAAAACCGCAGCACAGGCTTGCAGTGGTTTTTGAGCTTCTACCTGGTGTTCCTAGTCGAAAGCCGTGACGCACACGAAGGGGCCATTCTGCTGCTTGACGAAGCGGGCTTGTCCTTGCACCCAATTGCTCAGAAAGACCTTAGCAAGTTTTTTGAGCATTTGGCCACCACCAACCAGATTATCAATACCACCCACTCGCCTTTTTTGATTGATACGAATCACATTGACCGGGCAAAAGTGGTATTCGTCGACGACAATGGCTTCACGGTTACATCGAGTGATTTGAAGGCTCCGCAAGCCGAGCAGGTGCGGCAAGGGCGCTCGGTGTATGCCGTACATGCGGCGCTCAATCTGAGCATTTCGGAAGTATTTCTCCAGGGTTGCTTGTCCGTCATTGTGGAAGGCACTTCCGACCAATATTATCTGAGCGCAGTGAAGCTCTTTCTCATTGGGGAAAAGCTTATTGCACCTCATCAGGAAATCGTATTTGTGCCCTCGGGTGGGGTTCGTGGTATGCAGAGCTTGGCGTCTATTCTTTCGACCAAGGAAAACCAGCTGCCATTTATCCTGCTTGACTCTGATAAGTCTGGCCTGGATATGCGAACCAAGCTGTTGAGTGACCTGTACAAGGGCAGTGACGACCGGGTACTACAGGTGCAAGAATTCAACGGCATGGCCCAGGCGGAGATTGAGGACCTGTTCCCGATTGAGCTGCTGGCATTTGGCATCAATAAGCTGTTTCGTGCGGTAGACGATGAAGCTTTTGAAGACGTGTATGACCCTAAGCTGCCTATCATCAACCAGATACAACAGTTCGCTGCGAAACATCAGGTAATATTGCCTGGGGGCTGGAAGGTAGAGCTGGCTAAACTAACAAAAGCCCGACTACTTCAGCGTGGCCGTCGCGACTTGACCGACGAAGTGGTTGCCGCCTGGACTGCTCTATTTCAGAAGTTTCAATAG
- a CDS encoding dsDNA nuclease domain-containing protein encodes MPESIFDQPLSDQSGRNAQRGFIYQNHLGARFCLEMLLDTSLHQVWMESHDDITLLWNTGTPEAVCEFVQVKHMELPSRWTVEKITHRDGGNAGTSLCEKSLAQSRHQEIARFRIATSYDVNDTLKPIKLPLGSPERATQHSQIQALIASISRRFNGSPPLSPKGEDITYWAENCWWEKCPDSIEALWALNIQQLNRVLQVKGLRLEIEHRDELYLQLLSKVELCSYREPYRERTNFKLERQELTDWLAERVYKFNQGLADTNSLSTKLRAAGFAAETIAAAQELKLKYLGECLSNDFCEPRTLRLLEGEILDALLALRSEKYAPGSTLSPREFHDLCAQTAKAILQGEMLHNGAIGDKPIPGFLAVGYMYQATDRCFVQFINPA; translated from the coding sequence ATGCCCGAGTCGATATTTGACCAGCCTTTATCCGACCAAAGCGGTCGAAACGCACAACGCGGCTTTATCTATCAGAACCATTTAGGGGCTCGGTTTTGCCTTGAAATGTTGCTGGATACCAGCCTGCATCAAGTGTGGATGGAAAGCCACGATGACATTACGTTGCTCTGGAACACTGGTACTCCAGAAGCGGTATGCGAGTTCGTGCAAGTGAAGCATATGGAATTACCATCTCGGTGGACGGTAGAGAAAATCACGCACCGGGATGGCGGTAATGCAGGCACTTCGCTATGCGAAAAATCTTTGGCGCAGAGCCGTCACCAGGAAATAGCTAGGTTCCGCATTGCTACTTCCTACGATGTCAACGACACGCTGAAACCCATTAAGCTACCTCTGGGTTCGCCTGAACGCGCCACCCAGCATTCGCAAATTCAGGCTCTCATTGCTAGTATTAGTCGGCGCTTTAATGGCAGCCCACCACTTAGTCCCAAAGGAGAGGATATCACCTACTGGGCCGAAAACTGCTGGTGGGAGAAATGCCCTGACAGTATTGAAGCCTTATGGGCTCTGAATATCCAGCAATTGAATAGGGTTTTGCAAGTAAAAGGGCTGCGCTTGGAAATCGAACATCGCGATGAGCTGTACCTCCAGTTGCTGAGTAAGGTAGAACTCTGCTCTTATCGGGAGCCTTATCGGGAAAGGACCAATTTTAAGCTAGAGCGCCAAGAATTAACTGACTGGCTGGCAGAGCGCGTATACAAATTCAACCAAGGGCTAGCCGATACAAATTCGCTCAGCACCAAGCTGCGTGCTGCAGGCTTTGCAGCAGAAACTATCGCCGCAGCGCAGGAACTGAAACTGAAATACTTAGGCGAATGCCTTTCCAATGATTTTTGCGAACCCAGAACCTTACGGTTGTTGGAGGGCGAAATCCTGGATGCTCTGCTTGCCCTACGAAGCGAAAAGTATGCCCCCGGCTCTACCTTGAGCCCAAGAGAATTCCATGACTTGTGCGCGCAGACGGCCAAGGCCATCTTGCAAGGAGAGATGCTACATAATGGTGCAATTGGGGATAAGCCTATTCCCGGGTTTTTGGCTGTGGGGTATATGTATCAAGCAACGGACCGGTGCTTCGTACAATTTATTAATCCCGCGTAG